The following coding sequences are from one Rattus norvegicus strain BN/NHsdMcwi chromosome 11, GRCr8, whole genome shotgun sequence window:
- the Eif4g1 gene encoding eukaryotic translation initiation factor 4 gamma 1: MNKAPQPTGPPPARSPGLPQPAFPPGQTAPVVFSTPQATQMNTPSQPRQHFYPSRAQPPSSAASRVQSAAPARPGPAPHVYPAGSQVMMIPSQISYSASQGAYYIPGQGRSTYVVPTQQYPVQPGAPGFYPGASPTEFGTYAGAYYPAQSVQQFPASVAPAPVLMNQPPQIAPKRERKTIRIRDPNQGGKDITEEIMSGARTASTPTPPQTGGSLEPQPNGESPQVAVIIRPDDRSQGAAIGGRPGLPGPEHSPGTESQPSSPSPTPSPPPILEPGSESNLGVLSIPGDTMTTGMIPISVEESTPISCESGEPYCLSPEPTLAEPILEVEVTLSKPIPESEFSSSPLQVSTSLVPHRAETHEPNGVIPSEDLEPEVESSTEPAPPPLSACASESLVPIAPTAQPEELLNGAPSPPAVDLSPVSEPEEQAKEVPSAALASIVSPTPPVAPSDTSAAQEEEIEEDEDEDGEAESEKGGEDLPLDSTPVPAQLSQNLEVAAAPQVAVSVPKRRRKIKELNKKEAVGDLLDAFKEVDPAVPEVENQPPTGSNPSPESEGSAALPQPEEAEETWDSKEDKIHNAENIQPGEQKYEYKSDQWKPLNLEEKKRYDREFLLGFQFIFASMQKPEGLPHITDVVLDKANKTPLRSLDPSRLPGINCGPDFTPSFANLGRPTLSSRGPPRGGPGGELPRGPAGLGPRRSQQGPRKETRKIISSVIMTEDIKLNKAEKAWKPSSKRTAADKDRGEEDADGSKTQDLFRRVRSILNKLTPQMFQQLMKQVTQLAIDTEERLKGVIDLIFEKAISEPNFSVAYANMCRCLMALKVPTTEKPTVTVNFRKLLLNRCQKEFEKDKDDDEVFEKKQKEMDEAATAEERGRLKEELEEARDIARRRSLGNIKFIGELFKLKMLTEAIMHDCVVKLLKNHDEESLECLCRLLTTIGKDLDFAKAKPRMDQYFNQMEKIIKEKKTSSRIRFMLQDVLDLRQSNWVPRRGDQGPKTIDQIHKEAEMEEHREHIKVQQLMAKGGDKRRGGPPGPPVNRGLPLVDDGGWNTVPISKGSRPIDTSRLTKITKPGSIDSNNQLFAPGGRLSWGKGSSGGSGAKPSDTASEATRPATLNRFSALQQTLPVENTDNRRVVQRSSLSRERGEKAGDRGDRLERSERGGDRGDRLDRARTPATKRSFSKEVEERSRERPSQPEGLRKAASLTEDRGRDPVKREATLPPVSPPKAALAVDEVERKSKAIIEEYLHLNDMKEAVQCVQELASPSLLFIFVRLGIESTLERSTIAREHMGRLLHQLLCAGHLSTAQYYQGLYETLELAEDMEIDIPHVWLYLAELITPILQEDGVPMGELFREITKPLRPMGKATSLLLEILGLLCKSMGPKKVGMLWREAGLSWREFLAEGQDVGSFVAEKKVEYTLGEESEAPGQRALAFEELRRQLEKLLKDGGSNQRVFDWIEANLNEQQIASNTLVRALMTTVCYSAIIFETPLRVDVQVLKVRARLLQKYLSDEQKELQALYALQALVVTLEQPANLLRMFFDALYDEDVVKEDAFYSWESSKDPAEQQGKGVALKSVTAFFNWLREAEDEESDHN, from the exons CACTTCTACCCTAGCCGGGCCCAGCCCCCTAGCAGTGCAGCCTCCCGAGTGCAGAGTGCAGCCCCTGCCCGTCCTGGCCCAGCTCCCCATGTCTACCCTGCTGGATCCCAAGTAATGATGATCCCTTCCCAGATCTCCTactcagcctcccaaggagcCTACTATATCCCTGGACAG gGGCGTTCCACATATGTTGTCCCAACACAGCAGTACCCTGTGCAGCCAGGAGCCCCAGGCTTCTATCCAGGTGCAAGCCCTACCGAGTTTGGGACCTATG CTGGAGCCTATTACCCAGCCCAGAGTGTGCAGCAGTTTCCTGCTAGTGTGGCTCCTGCCCCAGTTCTGATGAACCAGCCACCCCAGATTGCCCCTAAGAGGGAACGGAAAACT ATCCGAATTCGAGACCCAAACCAAGGAGGGAAGGATATCACAGAAGAGATCATGTCTGGGGCCCGTACTGCCTCCACACCCACTCCTCCCCAG ACGGGAGGCAGTCTGGAGCCTCAACCCAATGGGGAGTCGCCTCAGGTTGCTGTCATTATCCGGCCAG ATGACCGGTCACAGGGAGCAGCCATTGGGGGGCGGCCAGGGCTGCCTGGCCCAGAGCACAGCCCTGGCACAGAGTCTCAGCCTTCGTCGCCTTCTCCAACCCCATCACCACCCCCAATTTTGGAGCCGGGGTCTGAGTCTAATCTTGGAGTCCTCTCTATTCCTGGGGACACTATGACAACGGGGATGATACCAATTTCTGTAGAAGAATCGACCCCCATCTCTTGTGAATCTGGGGAGCCATATTGCCTCTCTCCAGAACCCACTCTTGCCGAACCCATACTGGAAGTAGAAGTGACACTCAGCAAACCCATTCCAGAATCTGAGTTCTCTTCCAGTCCTCTCCAGGTTTCCACGTCCCTGGTGCCTCACAGGGCTGAAACTCATGAGCCCAATGGCGTGATCCCATCTGAGGATCTGGAACCAGAGGTGGAGTCAAGCACGGAGCcagctcctccccctctttcaGCTTGTGCTTCTGAATCGCTTGTGCCCATTGCTCCAACTGCCCAACCCGAGGAGCTGCTCAATGGAGCCCCCTCGCCACCAGCTGTGGACCTCAGCCCCGTCAGTGAGCCCGAGGAGCAGGCCAAGGAGGTTCCCTCAGCGGCACTGGCCAGCATTGTCTCTCCCACTCCACCTGTGGCTCCTTCTGATACTTCTGCTGCTCaggaggaagaaatagaagaagatgaagatgaagatggagaagctgagagtgagaagggaggagaggacctCCCTCTCGATAGTACTCCTGTCCCAGCCCAATTGTCTCAGAATTTAGAGGTGGCAGCAGCTCCCCAAG TGGCAGTGTCTGTGCCAAAGAGGAGACGGAAAATTAAAGAGCTAAACAAGAAAGAGGCTGTGGGTGACCTTCTCGATGCCTTCAAGGAG GTGGACCCAGCAGTACCAGAGGTGGAGAATCAGCCTCCTACTGGCAGCAACCCAAGCCCAGAGTCTGAGGGCAGTGCTGCGCTCCCACAgcctgaggaagcagaggaaaccTGGGACTCTAAGGAAGACAAAATTCACAATGCCGAGAACATTCAGCCTGGGGAACAGAAGTACGAGTACAAGTCAG ATCAGTGGAAGCCTCTCAACCTTGAAGAGAAGAAGCGTTATGATAGGGAGTTCCTGCTGGGCTTTCAGTTCATCTTTGCCAGtatgcagaagccagaaggatTGCCCCATATCACTGATGTGGTGCTGGACAAG GCTAATAAAACACCACTTCGGTCACTGGATCCCTCCAGACTACCTGGCATAAACTGTGGCCCAGATTTCACTCCATCCTTTGCCAACCTTGGCCGACCAACCCTCAGCAGCCGTGGGCCCCCAAGGGGTGGGCCAGGTGGGGAGCTGCCCCGAGGGCCG gctggcctgggacccaGGCGCTCTCAGCAGGGTCCACGGAAGGAAACTCGCAAGATCATTTCCTCAGTGATAATGACTGAAGACATAAAACTGAACAAAGCAGAGAAGGCGTGGAAACCCAGTAGCAAACGGACAGCCGCTGATAAGGATCGAGGGGAGGAGGATGCTGACGGAAGCAAGACCCAG GACCTGTTCCGAAGGGTACGCTCCATCTTGAATAAGCTGACACCCCAGATGTTTCAGCAGCTGATGAAGCAGGTGACACAGCTGGCCATTGACACGGAGGAACGCCTCAAAGGAGTCATTGACCTCATCTTCGAGAAAGCCATTTCAGAGCCCAACTTCTCTGTGGCTTATGCCAACATGTGCCGCTGCCTCATGGCG CTGAAAGTGCCCACTACAGAAAAGCCAACAGTGACTGTGAATTTTCGAAAACTGTTGTTAAATCGGTGTCAGAAAGAATTtgagaaagacaaagatgatgatgaagtttttgaaaaaaagcaaaaagaaatggATGAAGCTGCTACG GCAGAAGAACGGGGACGCCTGAAAGAAGAACTAGAAGAGGCCCGGGACATAGCTCGGCGGCGCTCTTTAGGGAATATCAAGTTCATTGGGGAGCTATTCAAGTTGAAGATGTTAACAGAAGCAATAATGCATGACTGTGTGGTCAAACTACTTAAAAACCATGATGAGGAGTCCCTAGAATGCCTCTGCCGTCTCCTCACCACGATTGGCAAAGACCTGGACTTTGCAAAAGCCAAG CCTCGAATGGATCAGTATTTCAACCAGATGgaaaaaatcattaaagaaaagaaGACCTCATCTCGCATCCGTTTTATGCTACAGGATGTGCTTGACCTGCGGCAG AGCAATTGGGTGCCGCGTCGCGGGGATCAGGGCCCCAAGACGATCGATCAGATTCACAAGGAGGCTGAAATGGAGGAACACAGGGAGCACATCAAGGTCCAGCAGCTCATGGCCAAGGGCGGCGACAAGCGTCGGGGCGGCCCTCCAGGCCCTCCTGTCA ACCGTGGCCTTCCACTTGTGGATGATGGTGGCTGGAATACAGTCCCCATCAGCAAAGGCAGTCGCCCCATTGACACCTCACGGCTCACCAAGATCACAAAG CCTGGGTCCATTGATTCTAACAACCAGCTCTTTGCACCTGGAGGACGACTGAGTTGGGGCAAGGGCAGCAGTGGGGGATCAGGAGCCAAACCCTCAGACACAG CATCGGAAGCTACTCGTCCAGCTACTTTGAATCGCTTTTCTGCTCTTCAACAAACATTACCCGTAGAGAACACAGATAACAGACGTGTTGTACAGAG GAGCAGCTTAAGCCGGGAACGAGGTGAGAAAGCTGGGGACCGGGGAGACCGGCTAGAGCGCAGTGAGCGGGGAGGTGACCGTGGGGACCGACTTGATCGTGCCAGAACACCTGCCACCAAGCGAAGTTTtagcaaagaagtggaggagcGGAGTAGAGAGCGGCCATCCCAGCCTGAGGGACTCCGCAAGGCAGCTAGCCTCACGGAGGATCGAGGTCGGGATCCTG TGAAGCGGGAAGCCACTCTACCTCCAGTGAGCCCTCCAAAGGCTGCGCTCGCTGTGGATGAGGTGGAGAGGAAGTCGAAGGCCATCATTGAAGAGTATCTCCATCTCAATGACATGAAGGAGGCCGTGCAGTGCGTCCAGGAGCTGGCTTCACCCTCCCTGCTCTTCATCTTTGTACGGCTTGGCATCGAGTCCACGCTGGAGCGAAGCACCATTGCTCGTGAGCACATGGGGAGACTGCTGCACCAGCTACTCTGCGCAGGGCACCTCTCTACTGCCCAGTACTACCAAGG GCTGTATGAAACACTAGAATTGGCTGAGGACATGGAAATCGACATCCCTCATGTATGGCTTTACCTGGCAGAACTGATAACACCTATTCTTCAGGAAGACGGGGTACCCATGGGAGAGCTCTTTAG GGAAATTACGAAGCCTCTGAGACCCATGGGCAAAGCCACTTCTTTGTTGCTGGAGATCCTGGGTCTCTTATGCAAGAGCATG GGTCCCAAAAAGGTGGGAATGCTGTGGCGAGAGGCTGGGCTAAGCTGGAGGGAATTTCTAGCAGAAGGCCAAGACGTTGGCTCATTTGTGGCTGAAAAG AAGGTGGAATATACCTTGGGAGAAGAATCTGAAGCTCCTGGCCAGAGGGCACTTGCCTTTGAGGAGCTGCGAAGGCAGCTCGAGAAGCTGCTGAAGGACGGCGGCAGTAACCAGCGTGTGTTTGACTGGATAGAG GCCAACCTGAATGAGCAGCAGATAGCATCCAATACATTAGTTCGAGCCCTCATGACAACTGTCTGTTATTCTGCAATTATCT tTGAGACTCCTCTCCGAGTGGATGTTCAAGTGTTGAAAGTGCGAGCAAGACTGCTTCAGAAATACCTGAGTGATGAGCAGAAGGAGCTACAAGCACTCTATGCTCTCCAGGCCCTTGTAGTGACCTTAGAACAGCCTGCCA
- the Eif4g1 gene encoding eukaryotic translation initiation factor 4 gamma 1 isoform X4 codes for MNKAPQPTGPPPARSPGLPQPAFPPGQTAPVVFSTPQATQMNTPSQPRQGGFRSLQHFYPSRAQPPSSAASRVQSAAPARPGPAPHVYPAGSQVMMIPSQISYSASQGAYYIPGQGRSTYVVPTQQYPVQPGAPGFYPGASPTEFGTYAGAYYPAQSVQQFPASVAPAPVLMNQPPQIAPKRERKTIRIRDPNQGGKDITEEIMSGARTASTPTPPQTGGSLEPQPNGESPQVAVIIRPDDRSQGAAIGGRPGLPGPEHSPGTESQPSSPSPTPSPPPILEPGSESNLGVLSIPGDTMTTGMIPISVEESTPISCESGEPYCLSPEPTLAEPILEVEVTLSKPIPESEFSSSPLQVSTSLVPHRAETHEPNGVIPSEDLEPEVESSTEPAPPPLSACASESLVPIAPTAQPEELLNGAPSPPAVDLSPVSEPEEQAKEVPSAALASIVSPTPPVAPSDTSAAQEEEIEEDEDEDGEAESEKGGEDLPLDSTPVPAQLSQNLEVAAAPQVAVSVPKRRRKIKELNKKEAVGDLLDAFKEVDPAVPEVENQPPTGSNPSPESEGSAALPQPEEAEETWDSKEDKIHNAENIQPGEQKYEYKSDQWKPLNLEEKKRYDREFLLGFQFIFASMQKPEGLPHITDVVLDKANKTPLRSLDPSRLPGINCGPDFTPSFANLGRPTLSSRGPPRGGPGGELPRGPAGLGPRRSQQGPRKETRKIISSVIMTEDIKLNKAEKAWKPSSKRTAADKDRGEEDADGSKTQDLFRRVRSILNKLTPQMFQQLMKQVTQLAIDTEERLKGVIDLIFEKAISEPNFSVAYANMCRCLMALKVPTTEKPTVTVNFRKLLLNRCQKEFEKDKDDDEVFEKKQKEMDEAATAEERGRLKEELEEARDIARRRSLGNIKFIGELFKLKMLTEAIMHDCVVKLLKNHDEESLECLCRLLTTIGKDLDFAKAKPRMDQYFNQMEKIIKEKKTSSRIRFMLQDVLDLRQSNWVPRRGDQGPKTIDQIHKEAEMEEHREHIKVQQLMAKGGDKRRGGPPGPPVNRGLPLVDDGGWNTVPISKGSRPIDTSRLTKITKPGSIDSNNQLFAPGGRLSWGKGSSGGSGAKPSDTASEATRPATLNRFSALQQTLPVENTDNRRVVQRSSLSRERGEKAGDRGDRLERSERGGDRGDRLDRARTPATKRSFSKEVEERSRERPSQPEGLRKAASLTEDRVKREATLPPVSPPKAALAVDEVERKSKAIIEEYLHLNDMKEAVQCVQELASPSLLFIFVRLGIESTLERSTIAREHMGRLLHQLLCAGHLSTAQYYQGLYETLELAEDMEIDIPHVWLYLAELITPILQEDGVPMGELFREITKPLRPMGKATSLLLEILGLLCKSMGPKKVGMLWREAGLSWREFLAEGQDVGSFVAEKKVEYTLGEESEAPGQRALAFEELRRQLEKLLKDGGSNQRVFDWIEANLNEQQIASNTLVRALMTTVCYSAIIFETPLRVDVQVLKVRARLLQKYLSDEQKELQALYALQALVVTLEQPANLLRMFFDALYDEDVVKEDAFYSWESSKDPAEQQGKGVALKSVTAFFNWLREAEDEESDHN; via the exons CACTTCTACCCTAGCCGGGCCCAGCCCCCTAGCAGTGCAGCCTCCCGAGTGCAGAGTGCAGCCCCTGCCCGTCCTGGCCCAGCTCCCCATGTCTACCCTGCTGGATCCCAAGTAATGATGATCCCTTCCCAGATCTCCTactcagcctcccaaggagcCTACTATATCCCTGGACAG gGGCGTTCCACATATGTTGTCCCAACACAGCAGTACCCTGTGCAGCCAGGAGCCCCAGGCTTCTATCCAGGTGCAAGCCCTACCGAGTTTGGGACCTATG CTGGAGCCTATTACCCAGCCCAGAGTGTGCAGCAGTTTCCTGCTAGTGTGGCTCCTGCCCCAGTTCTGATGAACCAGCCACCCCAGATTGCCCCTAAGAGGGAACGGAAAACT ATCCGAATTCGAGACCCAAACCAAGGAGGGAAGGATATCACAGAAGAGATCATGTCTGGGGCCCGTACTGCCTCCACACCCACTCCTCCCCAG ACGGGAGGCAGTCTGGAGCCTCAACCCAATGGGGAGTCGCCTCAGGTTGCTGTCATTATCCGGCCAG ATGACCGGTCACAGGGAGCAGCCATTGGGGGGCGGCCAGGGCTGCCTGGCCCAGAGCACAGCCCTGGCACAGAGTCTCAGCCTTCGTCGCCTTCTCCAACCCCATCACCACCCCCAATTTTGGAGCCGGGGTCTGAGTCTAATCTTGGAGTCCTCTCTATTCCTGGGGACACTATGACAACGGGGATGATACCAATTTCTGTAGAAGAATCGACCCCCATCTCTTGTGAATCTGGGGAGCCATATTGCCTCTCTCCAGAACCCACTCTTGCCGAACCCATACTGGAAGTAGAAGTGACACTCAGCAAACCCATTCCAGAATCTGAGTTCTCTTCCAGTCCTCTCCAGGTTTCCACGTCCCTGGTGCCTCACAGGGCTGAAACTCATGAGCCCAATGGCGTGATCCCATCTGAGGATCTGGAACCAGAGGTGGAGTCAAGCACGGAGCcagctcctccccctctttcaGCTTGTGCTTCTGAATCGCTTGTGCCCATTGCTCCAACTGCCCAACCCGAGGAGCTGCTCAATGGAGCCCCCTCGCCACCAGCTGTGGACCTCAGCCCCGTCAGTGAGCCCGAGGAGCAGGCCAAGGAGGTTCCCTCAGCGGCACTGGCCAGCATTGTCTCTCCCACTCCACCTGTGGCTCCTTCTGATACTTCTGCTGCTCaggaggaagaaatagaagaagatgaagatgaagatggagaagctgagagtgagaagggaggagaggacctCCCTCTCGATAGTACTCCTGTCCCAGCCCAATTGTCTCAGAATTTAGAGGTGGCAGCAGCTCCCCAAG TGGCAGTGTCTGTGCCAAAGAGGAGACGGAAAATTAAAGAGCTAAACAAGAAAGAGGCTGTGGGTGACCTTCTCGATGCCTTCAAGGAG GTGGACCCAGCAGTACCAGAGGTGGAGAATCAGCCTCCTACTGGCAGCAACCCAAGCCCAGAGTCTGAGGGCAGTGCTGCGCTCCCACAgcctgaggaagcagaggaaaccTGGGACTCTAAGGAAGACAAAATTCACAATGCCGAGAACATTCAGCCTGGGGAACAGAAGTACGAGTACAAGTCAG ATCAGTGGAAGCCTCTCAACCTTGAAGAGAAGAAGCGTTATGATAGGGAGTTCCTGCTGGGCTTTCAGTTCATCTTTGCCAGtatgcagaagccagaaggatTGCCCCATATCACTGATGTGGTGCTGGACAAG GCTAATAAAACACCACTTCGGTCACTGGATCCCTCCAGACTACCTGGCATAAACTGTGGCCCAGATTTCACTCCATCCTTTGCCAACCTTGGCCGACCAACCCTCAGCAGCCGTGGGCCCCCAAGGGGTGGGCCAGGTGGGGAGCTGCCCCGAGGGCCG gctggcctgggacccaGGCGCTCTCAGCAGGGTCCACGGAAGGAAACTCGCAAGATCATTTCCTCAGTGATAATGACTGAAGACATAAAACTGAACAAAGCAGAGAAGGCGTGGAAACCCAGTAGCAAACGGACAGCCGCTGATAAGGATCGAGGGGAGGAGGATGCTGACGGAAGCAAGACCCAG GACCTGTTCCGAAGGGTACGCTCCATCTTGAATAAGCTGACACCCCAGATGTTTCAGCAGCTGATGAAGCAGGTGACACAGCTGGCCATTGACACGGAGGAACGCCTCAAAGGAGTCATTGACCTCATCTTCGAGAAAGCCATTTCAGAGCCCAACTTCTCTGTGGCTTATGCCAACATGTGCCGCTGCCTCATGGCG CTGAAAGTGCCCACTACAGAAAAGCCAACAGTGACTGTGAATTTTCGAAAACTGTTGTTAAATCGGTGTCAGAAAGAATTtgagaaagacaaagatgatgatgaagtttttgaaaaaaagcaaaaagaaatggATGAAGCTGCTACG GCAGAAGAACGGGGACGCCTGAAAGAAGAACTAGAAGAGGCCCGGGACATAGCTCGGCGGCGCTCTTTAGGGAATATCAAGTTCATTGGGGAGCTATTCAAGTTGAAGATGTTAACAGAAGCAATAATGCATGACTGTGTGGTCAAACTACTTAAAAACCATGATGAGGAGTCCCTAGAATGCCTCTGCCGTCTCCTCACCACGATTGGCAAAGACCTGGACTTTGCAAAAGCCAAG CCTCGAATGGATCAGTATTTCAACCAGATGgaaaaaatcattaaagaaaagaaGACCTCATCTCGCATCCGTTTTATGCTACAGGATGTGCTTGACCTGCGGCAG AGCAATTGGGTGCCGCGTCGCGGGGATCAGGGCCCCAAGACGATCGATCAGATTCACAAGGAGGCTGAAATGGAGGAACACAGGGAGCACATCAAGGTCCAGCAGCTCATGGCCAAGGGCGGCGACAAGCGTCGGGGCGGCCCTCCAGGCCCTCCTGTCA ACCGTGGCCTTCCACTTGTGGATGATGGTGGCTGGAATACAGTCCCCATCAGCAAAGGCAGTCGCCCCATTGACACCTCACGGCTCACCAAGATCACAAAG CCTGGGTCCATTGATTCTAACAACCAGCTCTTTGCACCTGGAGGACGACTGAGTTGGGGCAAGGGCAGCAGTGGGGGATCAGGAGCCAAACCCTCAGACACAG CATCGGAAGCTACTCGTCCAGCTACTTTGAATCGCTTTTCTGCTCTTCAACAAACATTACCCGTAGAGAACACAGATAACAGACGTGTTGTACAGAG GAGCAGCTTAAGCCGGGAACGAGGTGAGAAAGCTGGGGACCGGGGAGACCGGCTAGAGCGCAGTGAGCGGGGAGGTGACCGTGGGGACCGACTTGATCGTGCCAGAACACCTGCCACCAAGCGAAGTTTtagcaaagaagtggaggagcGGAGTAGAGAGCGGCCATCCCAGCCTGAGGGACTCCGCAAGGCAGCTAGCCTCACGGAGGATCGAG TGAAGCGGGAAGCCACTCTACCTCCAGTGAGCCCTCCAAAGGCTGCGCTCGCTGTGGATGAGGTGGAGAGGAAGTCGAAGGCCATCATTGAAGAGTATCTCCATCTCAATGACATGAAGGAGGCCGTGCAGTGCGTCCAGGAGCTGGCTTCACCCTCCCTGCTCTTCATCTTTGTACGGCTTGGCATCGAGTCCACGCTGGAGCGAAGCACCATTGCTCGTGAGCACATGGGGAGACTGCTGCACCAGCTACTCTGCGCAGGGCACCTCTCTACTGCCCAGTACTACCAAGG GCTGTATGAAACACTAGAATTGGCTGAGGACATGGAAATCGACATCCCTCATGTATGGCTTTACCTGGCAGAACTGATAACACCTATTCTTCAGGAAGACGGGGTACCCATGGGAGAGCTCTTTAG GGAAATTACGAAGCCTCTGAGACCCATGGGCAAAGCCACTTCTTTGTTGCTGGAGATCCTGGGTCTCTTATGCAAGAGCATG GGTCCCAAAAAGGTGGGAATGCTGTGGCGAGAGGCTGGGCTAAGCTGGAGGGAATTTCTAGCAGAAGGCCAAGACGTTGGCTCATTTGTGGCTGAAAAG AAGGTGGAATATACCTTGGGAGAAGAATCTGAAGCTCCTGGCCAGAGGGCACTTGCCTTTGAGGAGCTGCGAAGGCAGCTCGAGAAGCTGCTGAAGGACGGCGGCAGTAACCAGCGTGTGTTTGACTGGATAGAG GCCAACCTGAATGAGCAGCAGATAGCATCCAATACATTAGTTCGAGCCCTCATGACAACTGTCTGTTATTCTGCAATTATCT tTGAGACTCCTCTCCGAGTGGATGTTCAAGTGTTGAAAGTGCGAGCAAGACTGCTTCAGAAATACCTGAGTGATGAGCAGAAGGAGCTACAAGCACTCTATGCTCTCCAGGCCCTTGTAGTGACCTTAGAACAGCCTGCCA